A portion of the Macaca mulatta isolate MMU2019108-1 chromosome 2, T2T-MMU8v2.0, whole genome shotgun sequence genome contains these proteins:
- the CX3CR1 gene encoding CX3C chemokine receptor 1 — protein MDPFPESVTENFEYDDSAEACYIGDIVAFGTVFLSIFYSVVFAIGLVGNLLVVFALTNSKKPKSVTDIYLLNLALSDLLFVATLPFWTHYVINEEGLQNAMCKFTTAFFFIGFFGSIFFITIISIDRYLAIVLAANSMNNRTVQHGVTISLGVWAAAILVAAPQFMFTKQKENECLGDYPEVLQEIWPVLRNVEANFLGFLLPLLIMSYCYFRIIQTLFSCKNHKKAKAIKLILLVVVVFFLFWTPYNVMIFLETLKLYDFFPSCDMRRDLRLALSVTETVAFSHCCLNPLIYAFAGEKFRRYLYHLYGKCLAVLCGRSVHVDFSPSESQRSRQGSVLSSNFTYHTSDGDASLLL, from the coding sequence ATGGATCCGTTCCCTGAATCAGTTACAGAAAACTTTGAGTACGATGATTCAGCTGAAGCCTGTTATATTGGGGACATCGTGGCCTTTGGGACTGTGTTCCTGTCCATATTCTACTCCGTTGTCTTTGCCATTGGCCTGGTGGGAAATTTGTTGGTAGTGTTTGCCCTCACCAATAGCAAGAAGCCCAAGAGTGTCACCGACATTTACCTCCTGAACCTGGCCTTGTCTGATCTGCTGTTTGTAGCCACCTTGCCCTTCTGGACTCACTATGTGATAAATGAAGAGGGCCTCCAGAACGCCATGTGCAAATTCACTACCGCCTTCTTCTTCATCGGCTTTTTTGGAAGCATAttcttcatcaccatcatcagcaTTGATAGGTACCTGGCCATCGTCCTGGCCGCCAACTCCATGAACAACCGGACTGTGCAGCATGGCGTCACCATCAGCCTAGGCGTCTGGGCAGCAGCCATTTTGGTGGCAGCACCCCAGTTCATGTTcacaaagcagaaagaaaacgAATGCCTTGGTGACTACCCTGAGGTCCTCCAGGAAATCTGGCCCGTGCTCCGCAATGTGGAAGCAAATTTTCTTGGCTTCCTACTTCCCCTGCTCATTATGAGTTACTGCTACTTCAGAATCATCCAGACGCTGTTTTCCTGCAAGAACCACAAAAAAGCCAAAGCCATCAAACTGATCCTTCTGGTGGTCGTCGTGTTTTTCCTCTTCTGGACACCCTACAACGTTATGATTTTCCTGGAGACGCTTAAGCTCTATGACTTCTTTCCCAGTTGTGACATGAGGAGGGATCTGAGGCTGGCCCTCAGTGTGACCGAGACAGTTGCATTTAGCCATTGTTGCCTGAATCCTCTCATCTATGCATTTGCTGGGGAGAAGTTCAGAAGATACCTTTACCACCTGTATGGGAAATGCCTGGCTGTCCTGTGTGGGCGCTCAGTCCATGTTGATTTCTCCCCATCTGAATCACAAAGGAGCAGGCAGGGAAGTGTTCTGAGTAGCAATTTTACTTACCACACGAGTGATGGAGATGCGTCCCTCCTTCTCTGA